A single genomic interval of Aureliella helgolandensis harbors:
- a CDS encoding FAD-dependent monooxygenase, whose protein sequence is MEKWFEEGLLFIGDAAHAMSPVGGVGINLAIQDAVATANRLTAPLLENRSRSKT, encoded by the coding sequence CTGGAGAAATGGTTTGAAGAGGGCTTACTGTTCATCGGGGACGCAGCTCACGCGATGTCCCCAGTGGGCGGCGTCGGTATCAATTTGGCCATCCAAGACGCCGTTGCGACTGCTAACCGACTCACCGCCCCGCTGTTGGAAAATCGGTCACGATCAAAGACTTAG
- a CDS encoding isoaspartyl peptidase/L-asparaginase family protein — translation MTRRAIAEILKIGRRPQTRERLAIALAFFSFFSFGGLWGSVLQAEESAPKYAIVIHGGAGSVPSNQEWSAAQATALEHALSVGERMLQSGASSLDTVEAVVRLLEDSPYFNAGKGAVFNAAENHELDSTIMDGRNRATGAVGGVTTVKNPVSLARKVMTDTAHVLLVSKGAEEFADEYADDPTIERVPNSYFSTEHRRASLHRAQQSAQRKLSDGIGTVGCVALDNSGNLAAATSTGGLNNKKFGRLGDSPIAGAGTFADNATCAVSCTGIGEDFIRNAVAYDISARMEYKHQSLDEAIAEVLNNPERLVRGGIIAVGHQGEIVMRFNTPGMARAAADSKGLHEVHVQE, via the coding sequence ATGACGCGACGCGCAATTGCGGAAATCCTAAAAATTGGTAGACGCCCTCAGACGCGAGAGCGGCTGGCGATTGCGCTAGCGTTTTTCTCGTTTTTCAGCTTTGGCGGTTTGTGGGGTTCGGTATTGCAGGCCGAAGAGTCAGCTCCAAAGTATGCAATCGTTATCCACGGTGGCGCCGGTAGTGTTCCGTCGAACCAAGAGTGGAGCGCCGCGCAAGCGACGGCGCTCGAACACGCTTTAAGCGTCGGTGAACGCATGTTGCAAAGTGGTGCGAGCAGCTTGGATACGGTGGAAGCGGTCGTACGACTGCTGGAGGATTCTCCCTATTTCAATGCTGGGAAAGGGGCCGTGTTTAATGCGGCCGAAAACCACGAGCTGGATTCCACCATCATGGACGGGCGAAACCGAGCCACGGGGGCAGTGGGTGGGGTAACCACCGTCAAAAATCCAGTCTCGCTAGCTCGGAAAGTCATGACTGATACAGCGCACGTTCTGCTGGTTTCCAAAGGGGCGGAGGAATTTGCCGACGAATACGCAGACGATCCAACAATTGAACGAGTTCCGAATAGCTATTTTTCGACAGAGCATCGTCGCGCTAGTCTGCATCGGGCTCAGCAAAGTGCTCAGCGTAAACTCTCCGATGGAATTGGCACGGTCGGCTGTGTTGCCTTGGATAATTCCGGAAACCTCGCGGCAGCGACCTCGACTGGAGGTTTGAATAATAAGAAGTTCGGTAGGCTCGGTGATTCCCCCATTGCTGGCGCTGGAACGTTTGCCGACAACGCTACCTGTGCTGTTTCTTGCACAGGAATTGGTGAGGATTTTATCCGGAATGCGGTCGCCTACGACATCTCAGCACGCATGGAATACAAGCACCAGTCACTGGACGAAGCAATTGCTGAGGTCTTGAACAACCCGGAACGCCTGGTGCGGGGAGGGATTATTGCAGTCGGGCACCAGGGCGAGATTGTCATGCGGTTTAATACGCCAGGCATGGCCCGCGCTGCCGCTGATTCCAAGGGGCTCCACGAAGTTCACGTGCAAGAGTAA
- a CDS encoding DUF1501 domain-containing protein, with protein MTSQDSIERSTRRHFLAESAMRSGPALLACLIAQRAQAEPKKPPIGRVGFDLKAKYPPLRASATAMISLFMQGGPSQVDLLDPKPLLNKLHLQKFPGKIKYDNAAEASSKVFGSPWKFKQYGEHGTDVSELLPHFATIADEALVIRSMHTGVNNHGQSIHAMNSGRTQKGRPALGSWLTYALGAESESLPAYIAMTDPKGLPVEGVLNWSNGWLPSLYQGTVIRSVEPRILNLQPPPELSGEIQANYLEMLAGLNRRHAEKHPGEHELQARIANFELAERMQFSAEEATDLSRESRATHRMYGIDQPETKEFGERCLIARRLIERGVRFVQLFTKNQYWDHHGGIVKSLPVACRKVDQPAAALVKDLKQRGMLDSTVVHWGGEMGRLPVIQNEANIGRDHNTDGFSMWVAGGGFRSGIYGQTDEFGHHAVEDVVNHFDYHATLLRLFGIDAEQLTFAQNGREQTLIDGQPAKVIPGLLA; from the coding sequence ATGACCTCACAAGATTCGATTGAGCGTTCCACGCGACGCCATTTTCTCGCAGAATCCGCGATGCGTAGCGGTCCGGCACTGTTGGCTTGTCTCATTGCGCAGCGGGCCCAAGCAGAGCCGAAGAAGCCGCCCATAGGACGCGTCGGCTTCGATTTGAAGGCGAAGTACCCACCGCTACGAGCAAGCGCGACCGCCATGATTTCGCTGTTCATGCAGGGTGGGCCAAGTCAGGTTGATCTGCTGGACCCCAAGCCGTTGCTCAACAAACTCCATCTGCAAAAGTTTCCCGGAAAAATCAAGTATGACAATGCCGCGGAAGCCAGTTCCAAGGTTTTTGGCTCGCCCTGGAAGTTCAAACAGTACGGCGAGCATGGCACGGATGTCTCAGAGTTGCTCCCCCACTTCGCCACCATCGCCGACGAAGCATTGGTCATCCGCTCGATGCATACTGGGGTGAACAATCACGGACAGTCCATACATGCGATGAATTCCGGTCGGACGCAGAAGGGACGGCCCGCGTTGGGGAGTTGGCTGACCTACGCTCTCGGAGCTGAAAGCGAAAGTCTGCCGGCCTACATCGCCATGACCGATCCTAAGGGACTGCCCGTCGAGGGAGTCCTCAACTGGTCTAACGGCTGGCTTCCGTCTCTCTACCAAGGGACGGTGATTCGCTCAGTCGAGCCTCGAATTTTGAATCTACAACCACCTCCGGAGCTCTCCGGCGAGATCCAAGCCAACTACCTAGAGATGCTTGCCGGCCTGAATCGACGCCATGCAGAAAAACATCCCGGCGAACACGAACTGCAAGCCCGCATCGCGAACTTTGAGTTGGCCGAGCGTATGCAATTCTCTGCTGAAGAGGCTACCGACCTCAGCCGCGAGTCCCGTGCAACCCATCGCATGTATGGTATCGACCAACCTGAAACGAAAGAGTTTGGGGAGCGTTGCTTAATTGCGCGCCGTTTGATCGAACGCGGGGTGCGTTTTGTGCAACTCTTTACGAAAAATCAATATTGGGATCACCACGGTGGCATCGTCAAATCTCTGCCGGTAGCGTGTCGCAAGGTCGATCAACCTGCCGCCGCCCTAGTCAAAGATCTTAAACAACGCGGCATGCTCGACAGCACGGTAGTTCACTGGGGTGGCGAAATGGGACGCTTGCCGGTCATCCAGAACGAAGCCAATATTGGTCGAGATCACAATACCGATGGATTTTCGATGTGGGTAGCTGGCGGTGGATTCCGCAGTGGGATTTACGGTCAAACCGACGAGTTCGGTCACCACGCAGTTGAAGATGTCGTCAATCATTTCGATTACCACGCAACGCTACTGCGATTATTTGGAATCGACGCCGAGCAGCTTACCTTCGCGCAAAATGGAAGAGAACAAACTTTGATTGATGGACAACCTGCCAAAGTCATCCCCGGCCTATTGGCCTAA
- a CDS encoding DUF3500 domain-containing protein translates to MSLILPRDRRSFLKQSAAVVAASSCLPIGIGSAAAEKTSSSESLVKVLYDSLKEEQRSKMCYDWNHIDPQRGLLRSRVSANWMINEQEVNSDFYTADQKDLIRKVFEGILDPQWISKFDQQLDDDCGGFGEEQSIAIFGKPGDDKFELVLTGRHMTLRCDGDSAEHVAFGGPIFYGHAPTGGDEEADHAGNVFWNQALAANNVYQMLDGKQRKAAQVAKTTGEQKVGFQGNDGRFTGIPVTELSADQKAEMQVMLKKLVEPFRQSDQQEALACLKSQGGLDACHLSFFTDNDLGKDEVWDNWRLEGPSFVWHYRGAPHVHVWVNVADSPTVSLNV, encoded by the coding sequence ATGAGCCTCATTCTTCCACGCGATCGACGTTCCTTCCTCAAGCAATCTGCGGCCGTTGTGGCTGCTTCGTCGTGTCTACCCATAGGCATCGGTTCAGCTGCCGCTGAGAAAACTTCCTCCTCAGAATCGCTGGTCAAGGTGCTGTACGATTCGCTGAAAGAGGAGCAACGCTCCAAGATGTGTTACGACTGGAATCATATCGATCCGCAACGGGGCTTGCTCCGCTCGCGCGTCTCGGCCAACTGGATGATCAATGAGCAGGAGGTAAATAGCGATTTTTATACTGCGGACCAAAAGGATCTGATCCGTAAAGTCTTCGAAGGCATCTTGGATCCTCAGTGGATTTCGAAGTTTGACCAACAGTTGGATGACGATTGCGGAGGCTTTGGTGAAGAGCAAAGTATTGCGATCTTCGGCAAGCCGGGAGATGATAAATTTGAGTTGGTCTTGACCGGGCGGCACATGACACTTCGGTGCGACGGGGATTCTGCTGAACATGTCGCATTTGGTGGGCCTATCTTCTATGGTCACGCACCTACCGGCGGAGATGAAGAGGCCGATCACGCTGGTAACGTTTTTTGGAACCAAGCTTTAGCGGCAAACAATGTCTACCAGATGCTCGATGGCAAACAGCGCAAAGCGGCCCAAGTCGCCAAGACTACGGGCGAGCAGAAAGTCGGCTTTCAAGGGAACGATGGACGATTCACTGGCATCCCCGTCACCGAATTGTCCGCGGATCAAAAGGCTGAGATGCAGGTCATGTTGAAGAAGCTGGTCGAACCGTTTCGGCAATCGGACCAACAAGAGGCTCTTGCATGTTTAAAGAGTCAGGGGGGATTGGATGCCTGCCATCTCTCCTTCTTCACCGACAACGATCTTGGCAAGGATGAAGTCTGGGATAATTGGCGACTCGAAGGCCCCTCCTTTGTTTGGCACTACCGAGGCGCCCCACACGTGCATGTTTGGGTTAATGTCGCTGACAGCCCAACCGTTTCACTGAACGTTTAA
- a CDS encoding DUF1592 domain-containing protein produces the protein MIGNTILQFLRATGSRIATLIACVLLLQTSLLLSQDNLPKDIPDSIATFIDSTCVSCHQGAEPEGGLAFDQLGFNLANEETARRWILAYDRVLAGEMPPQQETRPDRKAVSQCLETLASAIRVAESQRNDVVLRRLNRDEYQNTVRDLFMVDVQIHGLPEDSSTDGFDTVGEGLAVSAEAMTAYLQAADQVLDAVLGSPVAPVRILHETNLLDQVDWQGNPQLESQIGKMFRRTADGLVIFQSGYCPTNLVNFARLRAPAGTYRGTLRVRAVQSDKPVTLRIYGGDTIVNRRERHLVGYYDVPPGEWTTIEFTDRLVEPGGTFQPKCYGTRDTRKEADTWPEPGIEIGDIVIEGPIEEWPPAARGRLLGDLNEETATTLDARRILERVLPRAFRRPVLPTESELYLDLFTRARSQERSFLSALRISLKAILCSPEFLFFHETGENSLDQHALATRLSYFLWSSMPDQELTDLANAGTLKTPEILRAQVERLLTSPKAKKFNSNFTGQWLGLREINFTEPDANLYPEFDELLRISMVRETEMFFQEILQHNLSLVNFVDSKFTFLNGRLASHYGITGVEGQAFRKVSLPADGPRGGLLTQASVLKVTANGTYTSPVLRGVWVLQNIIGQPTPPPPDNVGSIEPDIRGATTLREQLAKHRSLDSCATCHRTIDPPGFALECFDPIGGFRTEYRTMAAEGRRPEIGQAPFTYAWVRYRIGQPVDATALMHDGRSIESIQDLRAIIASDPELISRTLTKKLLTYAVGRRILFSDRPAVEEIVQQTRKQNYGFRSLVHSIVQSTMFQQQ, from the coding sequence ATGATAGGCAACACGATTCTCCAGTTTCTACGGGCGACCGGAAGTCGCATCGCGACCCTAATAGCATGCGTGCTCTTGCTGCAAACCAGCCTGTTGCTCTCCCAGGACAATCTGCCTAAGGACATCCCTGATTCGATTGCAACGTTCATCGATTCGACCTGTGTATCCTGCCACCAGGGTGCTGAGCCAGAAGGCGGACTGGCGTTTGACCAGCTTGGTTTCAACCTTGCCAACGAAGAAACGGCTCGTCGCTGGATTCTCGCCTACGATCGGGTATTGGCGGGCGAGATGCCCCCTCAGCAGGAAACACGTCCCGATAGAAAAGCGGTTTCTCAATGCCTGGAAACTCTGGCTTCGGCCATCCGCGTTGCAGAATCCCAACGCAACGACGTGGTACTGCGGCGGTTGAATCGCGACGAATACCAGAATACGGTTCGCGACCTATTCATGGTGGACGTCCAGATCCACGGGCTACCGGAGGATTCCAGTACCGATGGTTTCGACACCGTTGGCGAAGGCCTCGCTGTTTCTGCAGAAGCCATGACCGCCTACCTGCAAGCCGCCGACCAAGTACTAGACGCCGTCCTAGGCAGCCCAGTAGCACCTGTGCGCATTCTCCATGAGACCAACTTGCTCGACCAAGTGGACTGGCAGGGGAATCCTCAATTGGAATCCCAAATAGGGAAGATGTTTCGGCGTACTGCTGACGGGCTCGTCATCTTCCAATCGGGATATTGCCCAACGAACCTCGTAAATTTTGCTCGTTTACGTGCACCAGCCGGAACCTACCGTGGCACGCTACGCGTCCGCGCGGTGCAGAGTGACAAACCGGTAACGCTTAGAATCTACGGTGGCGATACCATTGTAAATCGCCGGGAACGCCATCTCGTGGGATACTACGATGTTCCTCCCGGAGAATGGACGACGATCGAATTCACCGATCGCCTCGTGGAACCAGGCGGAACCTTTCAGCCCAAGTGCTACGGCACCCGTGACACGCGTAAGGAGGCAGATACGTGGCCAGAGCCCGGCATCGAGATTGGTGATATTGTGATTGAGGGCCCCATCGAGGAGTGGCCCCCGGCGGCTCGAGGTCGATTGTTGGGAGATCTCAACGAGGAAACCGCCACCACCCTCGACGCGCGACGCATCCTTGAACGAGTATTGCCTCGCGCATTTCGTCGCCCCGTTCTGCCAACGGAGTCCGAGCTGTACCTCGATTTATTCACTAGAGCTCGTAGCCAAGAGCGATCATTTCTGTCGGCGCTCCGGATCAGCCTCAAAGCAATTCTGTGCTCTCCCGAGTTCCTGTTTTTCCACGAAACGGGGGAGAATTCCCTCGATCAACATGCCTTGGCAACGCGGCTTTCCTACTTCCTCTGGAGCTCGATGCCCGATCAGGAGTTGACCGACCTCGCCAACGCAGGAACATTGAAAACCCCTGAAATCCTAAGAGCACAGGTCGAGCGACTTCTCACTTCCCCGAAGGCTAAGAAATTCAATTCCAATTTCACCGGCCAGTGGCTCGGGTTACGGGAGATCAATTTCACCGAACCGGATGCCAATCTCTATCCCGAGTTTGATGAGCTGCTGCGGATTTCGATGGTACGCGAGACGGAGATGTTCTTCCAAGAAATCCTGCAACATAACCTCAGCCTCGTCAACTTCGTCGATTCCAAATTTACTTTTCTGAATGGCCGCCTAGCAAGCCACTATGGAATCACTGGCGTAGAGGGACAGGCGTTTCGCAAGGTGAGCTTACCGGCCGATGGACCGCGTGGCGGGCTGTTAACTCAGGCCAGTGTTTTGAAAGTCACCGCCAATGGCACCTACACTTCGCCCGTCCTGCGGGGTGTCTGGGTATTGCAGAATATCATCGGCCAACCGACTCCACCGCCACCCGATAACGTCGGTTCAATCGAACCCGATATTCGAGGTGCAACCACGCTCCGCGAACAGTTGGCCAAGCATCGGAGTCTCGATTCGTGCGCAACTTGCCACCGAACCATTGATCCCCCCGGTTTCGCACTGGAGTGCTTCGATCCCATAGGGGGATTTCGTACCGAGTATCGCACCATGGCTGCGGAAGGTCGACGGCCAGAGATCGGGCAGGCGCCGTTCACCTATGCATGGGTGCGATATCGCATCGGCCAACCCGTCGATGCAACCGCTCTCATGCATGATGGACGCTCCATCGAAAGCATCCAAGACTTACGAGCAATTATTGCTTCGGATCCAGAGCTTATTTCCCGCACTCTAACCAAGAAGCTGCTGACCTACGCCGTGGGGCGTAGAATCCTATTCTCCGATCGCCCAGCCGTCGAAGAAATAGTTCAGCAAACGCGCAAGCAGAATTACGGTTTCCGATCGCTCGTACACTCCATCGTCCAAAGCACTATGTTTCAACAACAGTAA
- a CDS encoding PSD1 and planctomycete cytochrome C domain-containing protein translates to MNWCKLVVPTCASSLPTSALNMHTFSSKLWTYTLLLLCGGSGLASEPRTFEKDVRPILKAHCFHCHGESGVSEGSLDVRLRRWLVRGGDSGEAIVPGEPTDSLLLERVVQGDMPPEDKRLSEADISILREWIQQGATTAREEPESLDNGDYFTEEERSFWSFQPIARPPVPSIAAASIRNPIDAFIINRLRQHELELSPEADRRTLIRRLTYDLWGLPPDPQMVESFLADSDPAAYERLVDRLLASPRYGERWGRHWLDVAGYADSDGYTEADTEREFAYLYRDYVIDSFNHNLPFDRFIQEQLAGDEMGPSVAAAEELSPSRISQLAATGFLRMAPDGTASAAVDRDVAINESIADTLDIVGTSLLGLTVGCARCHDHRYDPISHADYHRFRAIFEPALDWKAWQPPKQRRRSLYTPAEREQKADIDRRLAVAEETLRKRKQEHLDRILHEELLVVPEDKRLLIKAAFEAKAAHRSPLQIALLEEYPSIASISPGSLYLYSNKRGRRADDIERVAAELETQFIERTQLERTASLPPDQQREFLSWLSATTATQNAQDRPRREAFAELVVTADSLKQFAPDRFGELKRYRDAAARCRELDANADLAKLDAEIKSIRALAPPEQFVRLLTEPPDHTPTTYLFLRGDHQQAGQACEPSELTVLKSASPTTIPHNDPQLPTTGRRLAYAKHLTNGQHPLVARVLINRVWLQHFGRGLVDSPGDFGYLGSEPTHPALLDWLATEWMQQGWDLKYMHRLILGSATYRQQSQRSEKRDRVDPENAWYARMSVRRLESEVLRDAILTVSHSMLHELHGPPVPVKEDAVGQIVLGREMLDGERKPTGDDSDFPGVSRRSVYIQVRRSRPLAVLETFDLPTVTPNCTQRSFSNVATQALMLMNSKFTTQQADLFAADLVRSNSEVAQQIAAAWQRCYTQDITPSVLDSLLAFVATQSDLFLARDNKLTAEVAHHKALASVCHALLSSNEFLYVD, encoded by the coding sequence GTGAATTGGTGTAAACTGGTGGTCCCTACCTGCGCCAGCTCTCTCCCCACCTCGGCTTTGAACATGCACACCTTTTCGTCTAAGTTGTGGACCTACACGCTCTTGTTGTTATGCGGGGGCTCCGGTCTTGCGTCTGAGCCACGCACGTTTGAAAAAGATGTTCGCCCGATTCTCAAAGCACACTGTTTTCATTGTCACGGCGAGAGCGGAGTCAGCGAGGGCTCCTTGGATGTACGCTTGCGACGCTGGTTGGTTCGCGGAGGCGACTCAGGAGAAGCCATCGTTCCCGGAGAGCCCACCGATTCCCTGCTACTCGAGCGCGTTGTCCAGGGGGACATGCCGCCAGAGGACAAGCGGCTGTCCGAAGCCGACATCTCCATCCTGCGTGAATGGATCCAACAAGGGGCCACAACAGCCCGCGAGGAACCGGAGTCGTTGGACAATGGGGACTACTTTACGGAGGAAGAACGGAGCTTCTGGTCCTTCCAGCCAATTGCCAGACCTCCGGTACCATCGATTGCCGCGGCCTCCATCCGCAATCCAATTGACGCATTTATTATCAATCGACTCCGTCAGCACGAATTGGAGCTTTCCCCCGAAGCGGATCGACGTACGCTCATTCGCCGATTGACGTACGATCTTTGGGGCCTGCCTCCCGACCCGCAAATGGTCGAGTCGTTTCTGGCAGACAGCGATCCCGCCGCCTACGAACGCTTGGTGGACCGGCTACTAGCTTCTCCCCGCTACGGCGAACGTTGGGGACGGCATTGGTTGGATGTCGCTGGATACGCGGACTCCGATGGGTACACAGAGGCCGATACCGAGCGTGAGTTTGCGTACCTGTATCGAGACTATGTAATCGACAGTTTTAACCACAACCTACCGTTCGATCGCTTCATCCAAGAGCAATTGGCCGGAGATGAAATGGGCCCCTCCGTTGCGGCTGCCGAGGAGCTATCCCCCTCCCGCATTTCTCAACTTGCGGCAACCGGCTTTTTGCGAATGGCTCCCGATGGAACCGCCTCTGCAGCCGTCGACCGCGACGTTGCGATCAATGAGTCAATTGCAGACACCCTCGATATTGTGGGCACCTCTTTACTGGGATTGACGGTTGGTTGTGCACGCTGCCACGATCATAGGTATGATCCGATTAGCCATGCCGACTACCACCGCTTTCGAGCCATTTTTGAGCCCGCGCTCGATTGGAAAGCCTGGCAGCCTCCCAAGCAGCGTCGGCGATCGCTTTACACCCCTGCGGAACGGGAGCAAAAAGCGGATATCGATCGGCGGCTGGCGGTCGCCGAAGAGACGCTCCGCAAGAGGAAGCAGGAGCATCTGGATCGAATTCTGCACGAAGAATTGTTGGTGGTGCCCGAGGACAAACGCCTGCTCATCAAAGCCGCTTTCGAAGCGAAAGCCGCCCATCGATCTCCGCTGCAAATCGCACTCCTCGAGGAATATCCCAGTATTGCCAGCATCTCCCCAGGCTCACTCTACCTCTACTCCAACAAAAGAGGACGCCGTGCCGACGATATTGAGCGCGTAGCGGCGGAACTGGAAACACAGTTTATTGAGCGAACACAGCTTGAGCGGACTGCCAGCTTACCGCCGGACCAGCAGCGAGAATTCCTTAGCTGGCTGTCTGCTACAACCGCAACGCAGAATGCTCAAGATCGTCCACGCAGGGAAGCATTCGCTGAGCTCGTAGTGACGGCAGATTCTCTGAAGCAATTTGCCCCTGATCGATTCGGTGAGCTCAAGCGCTACCGCGATGCGGCTGCAAGGTGTCGAGAGCTAGATGCGAACGCTGACCTTGCTAAGCTCGACGCCGAGATTAAGTCAATCCGGGCCCTGGCCCCGCCCGAACAATTTGTACGACTATTGACGGAACCACCTGATCATACGCCCACGACCTACCTGTTCCTTCGCGGAGACCACCAGCAAGCGGGGCAAGCCTGTGAACCTAGTGAATTGACTGTTTTGAAGAGTGCGTCGCCAACGACAATTCCGCACAACGATCCGCAGTTGCCCACCACAGGCCGTAGATTGGCCTATGCCAAGCATTTGACGAACGGTCAGCACCCGCTGGTAGCACGCGTGCTGATCAACCGCGTTTGGCTGCAGCACTTCGGTCGCGGCTTGGTCGACTCACCTGGCGACTTTGGCTACCTGGGATCCGAACCAACCCATCCCGCGTTGCTTGATTGGCTGGCGACGGAGTGGATGCAGCAGGGGTGGGATCTAAAATACATGCACCGCCTCATCTTGGGGTCGGCTACTTATCGCCAGCAATCGCAGCGTTCCGAAAAGCGAGATCGCGTTGATCCAGAGAATGCATGGTACGCAAGAATGTCAGTGCGACGACTCGAGTCGGAAGTGCTTCGCGACGCGATCCTCACCGTCAGCCACTCCATGTTGCACGAATTGCATGGACCCCCTGTCCCCGTTAAAGAAGATGCGGTTGGCCAGATTGTGTTGGGGCGCGAAATGCTCGATGGTGAGCGAAAGCCGACCGGAGACGATAGTGACTTTCCCGGCGTCTCCAGAAGGAGCGTCTACATCCAAGTCCGCCGTAGTCGTCCCCTGGCCGTCCTAGAGACCTTTGACCTGCCCACTGTTACCCCGAACTGTACGCAGCGCAGTTTTTCGAATGTAGCCACTCAGGCATTGATGCTGATGAACAGCAAATTCACCACGCAACAGGCAGATCTGTTTGCTGCGGATTTAGTGCGTTCAAATTCCGAAGTTGCCCAACAAATAGCTGCTGCGTGGCAGCGTTGCTATACCCAGGATATCACTCCTTCAGTCCTCGATAGTTTGCTTGCTTTTGTGGCGACACAGTCAGACCTATTCCTCGCCCGCGACAACAAATTGACTGCTGAAGTTGCGCATCACAAGGCGCTCGCTAGCGTCTGCCATGCGCTGCTCAGCTCCAACGAATTCCTCTATGTGGACTAA
- a CDS encoding arylsulfatase — translation MSKSTTVLLVLCGIVVFNQWGVAKCHAESLAGTRPNIILVMTDDQGMGDLSCMGNPVLKTPNLDRFHQMATRWTDFHVSPTCAPSRSAIFSGRHEFRNGVTHTIKERERMALSTTTFPQLLQSAGYATGIFGKWHLGDEDAYQPYRRGFDEVFIHGAGGIGQSYEGSCADFPPNRAKEGRYFDNVLLHNDTIVQTEGYCTDVFFKSALGWIKEQHASNTPFFAYIPTNAPHGPMLAPDKYKQRFANLGWDANTQGRYGMLENIDDNFGVLLQKMDEWKLWDDTLLIFMTDNGQAGLSGKLHGKQVRMHTAGFKTGKNSPYEGGTHVPAFWCWKGKLKAGVDIPALTGHIDLFQTMCELAGAEIPPGIQSRDGRSLLPLLEDPQAEWPDRKLFVHIGRWEKGASPSDSKYRGCAVRTQRWRLVNHQELFDIANDPYEQTDVADDHPQVVAELRKAYEQWWSETLPLMVNEDAPYAAEQPQAVRYERQLAERGIPKWTPADIGEE, via the coding sequence ATGAGCAAGAGCACAACCGTTTTACTCGTACTATGCGGCATCGTGGTATTCAACCAGTGGGGAGTTGCAAAGTGTCATGCAGAATCGCTAGCGGGGACGCGGCCCAATATCATCTTGGTCATGACCGATGATCAAGGTATGGGGGATTTGTCATGCATGGGGAATCCAGTTTTGAAAACTCCGAACTTGGATCGCTTTCATCAGATGGCAACGCGTTGGACAGACTTTCATGTAAGTCCAACATGCGCTCCATCGCGTTCTGCCATATTCAGTGGACGGCACGAATTTCGCAACGGCGTGACGCACACGATCAAAGAACGCGAGCGGATGGCTCTCTCGACCACCACTTTCCCGCAACTGTTGCAGAGCGCTGGGTACGCCACGGGGATCTTTGGCAAATGGCATCTGGGAGATGAAGATGCTTATCAGCCGTATCGTCGCGGATTTGACGAAGTCTTTATTCACGGTGCCGGCGGGATTGGCCAATCCTACGAGGGGAGTTGCGCTGATTTCCCGCCAAACCGAGCCAAGGAGGGAAGGTACTTTGACAACGTACTGTTGCATAACGATACGATTGTTCAAACCGAGGGGTATTGCACCGATGTCTTTTTCAAATCTGCGCTGGGATGGATCAAGGAGCAGCACGCTTCCAACACTCCGTTTTTCGCCTACATCCCCACGAACGCTCCGCACGGACCGATGCTCGCTCCCGACAAATACAAGCAGCGTTTTGCCAATTTGGGATGGGATGCCAATACCCAAGGCAGGTACGGGATGCTGGAGAATATCGACGACAACTTTGGAGTGCTGCTCCAGAAGATGGACGAATGGAAGCTATGGGATGATACGCTGCTTATTTTCATGACGGACAACGGTCAAGCTGGTCTTAGCGGAAAGCTGCATGGAAAGCAGGTTCGGATGCATACCGCAGGATTCAAAACTGGTAAGAATTCACCCTACGAAGGCGGAACACATGTCCCCGCGTTCTGGTGTTGGAAGGGCAAGCTGAAGGCGGGCGTCGATATTCCCGCCCTGACCGGGCACATCGACCTCTTTCAAACCATGTGTGAGCTGGCCGGCGCAGAGATACCGCCCGGCATTCAGTCCCGAGATGGCCGATCGCTATTGCCACTGTTAGAAGATCCGCAGGCCGAGTGGCCCGATCGCAAACTCTTTGTGCATATCGGACGTTGGGAAAAAGGTGCATCCCCGAGCGATAGCAAGTATCGCGGGTGTGCCGTTCGCACGCAACGCTGGCGGCTAGTGAATCACCAAGAGCTCTTCGATATCGCCAATGATCCCTATGAGCAGACGGACGTCGCAGATGACCATCCGCAGGTCGTTGCGGAGCTGCGCAAGGCCTATGAGCAGTGGTGGAGCGAGACGTTGCCGTTAATGGTTAACGAAGATGCGCCCTACGCGGCCGAGCAACCTCAAGCAGTTCGGTATGAACGACAATTGGCCGAACGCGGCATTCCCAAGTGGACCCCAGCGGACATCGGGGAAGAATGA